The genomic window CGAATGAGCGAAAATTAAAAAAGCCTCCATTTTCATGGAGACTTTTATCTTTCGTATACATAGGTTACATGTTCTAATTGACTAATACTATCCAAAATATCATTTTTACTGAATTCCTGATTTTTCTCTAATTCAAGGTATACATTTCTTTGGTCATTACCTTCGGATTCAATCTCTAATCGTTTGATAAGTAATTCAAATTCATCAAAAATATCAAGCACTTTCCCAATGTGAACATCTTTTCTGATCATCAGATGAATAAAATTATCTGACTTCTTTTTAGTGAAATGTTTTTCAAATGAATTTAGGAAAATTAAACTTAGTAACACTACAATTGTTGCTAAAATAGCTAGAGGGTACATTCCTGCTCCCACTACTAATCCTAAGCCTGCAACTGTCCATATTGAAGCCGCAGTTGTTAATCCTCTAATTGTTACCCCATGGACCATGATAGTACCTGCACCAAGAAAACCAATTCCACTAATAACATATGAAGGGATTCTGGCCGGATCAAATCTTATCGTGTCATATTGGGTTATATAAGCTTCAAATCCATAAATTGAAAGAAGCATCATAATGCACGCTCCGACTCCTACCAGTATATGAGTCCTAAAACCTGCAGAATGCTTTTTCAGTTCTCTTTCAAAGCCGATCAATCCACATAATAAGGTAGCCAATAATGTCCTAAGCAACATTACATCGAAATTTTCCCCTAAAAATTCTTTTAGA from Halalkalibacillus sediminis includes these protein-coding regions:
- a CDS encoding MgtC/SapB family protein translates to MELLKEFLGENFDVMLLRTLLATLLCGLIGFERELKKHSAGFRTHILVGVGACIMMLLSIYGFEAYITQYDTIRFDPARIPSYVISGIGFLGAGTIMVHGVTIRGLTTAASIWTVAGLGLVVGAGMYPLAILATIVVLLSLIFLNSFEKHFTKKKSDNFIHLMIRKDVHIGKVLDIFDEFELLIKRLEIESEGNDQRNVYLELEKNQEFSKNDILDSISQLEHVTYVYER